A single region of the Salvia splendens isolate huo1 chromosome 18, SspV2, whole genome shotgun sequence genome encodes:
- the LOC121775874 gene encoding uncharacterized protein LOC121775874, which produces MIQPLYALVFGEVAVILVLLFRTPLRKPLLMLLDRLKQGRGPVVASTAGGTLFVIMMSLIYNITTIQTRTVEGGGAVNPTDQVLLANQLLEASLLGFALFLALMIDRIHYYIKEVRMLRKHMEAIKRSEHKSEEAKAKGKTKAEDDDDSS; this is translated from the exons ATGATCCAGCCTCTCTATGCGCTGGTGTTCGGAGAAGTGGCGGTGATTTTGGTCCTACTTTTCCGGACGCCGCTGAGGAAGCCGCTGCTGATGCTGCTTGACCGCCTCAAGCAGGGCCGCGGCCCCGTGGTCGCGTCCACTGCCGGCGGCACCCTCTTCGTCATCATGATGTCGCTCATCTACAACATCACCACCATCCAGACCCGCACCGTTGAAGGCGGCGGGGCGGTCAATCCGACCGATCAGGTTCTCCTGGCCAATCAGCTCCTCGAAGCATCGCTTTTAG GTTTCGCTCTATTCCTGGCGTTGATGATCGATAGAATCCATTACTACATTAAAGAGGTTCGCATGTTGAGGAAGCACATGGAAGCCATTAAAAGGTCCGAGCATAAGTCGGAGGAAGCAAAGGCGAAGGGCAAGACTAAAGCTGAGGATGATGACGATTCAAGTTAA
- the LOC121775948 gene encoding probable ubiquitin-conjugating enzyme E2 26 isoform X1, protein MESPTPVSRYVAQSNKKRVFSSSVFEDDVDDVMEIPPPPSSINRGSRSKSSKKKEKVISNEIIDVDLEEDDAEVLHFEGKGKGKEALLDSSPSLRNLTIDGSGSDTPKSKHETVDDFNPNFSSGEDDFMDKYYDDIVYDDSAVLESHFDHMNIPSGVEAPFPWLSASSTSQYEFNDAHISQDSYVHQPLQSKIQAGGRTTSKSRMGGQAASQKPWSGIGPNVKKTATPSSSSTDYFAWKYPGGSLPPGSSLPSSRTSKRSRVNASSTNSFSSAKMYGSSYHSSGYPTLNMHASAPGVGMHVPMWSNPPLQISEPPIAPSTFTTGIAYTPIVPDYSNNHMTPPSARVDKRSADEIQRDYVSFKSFDIVDDYSDHHFAKHAPSARLAQKNWAKRIQEEWKILEKDLPDTIFVRAYESRMDLLRAVIIGAEGTPYHDCLFFFDVMFPSNYPNVPPKVHYHSGGLRLNPNLYNCGKVCLSLLNTWGGNGQEKWISGVSTMLQVLVSIQGLILNAKPYFNEPGYANLGGTKHGEEKSLDYNERTFMYTLQTMVYSMRRPPKHFEAYVVGHYCKRARDILVSCRAYTDGAQVGCLVKGGVQDVDEGDKSCSMEFRNNLAGYITTLINEFTNIGAKDCEQFRSLAQKAPAPTPVVPGTARFYM, encoded by the exons ATGGAGTCGCCGACGCCGGTCTCCCGATACGTCGCCCAGAGCAACAA GAAAAGGGTGTTTTCGTCGTCGGTGTTTGAAGATGATGTCGATGATGTTATGGAGATACCTCCTCCGCCTTCTTCGATCAATCGCGGCTCGAGGTCGAAATCTTCGAAGAAGAAAGAG AAGGTGATTTCTAATGAAATAATAGATGTCGACCTCGAAGAAGATGATGCCGAAGTGTTGCACTTTGAGGGGAAAGGCAAAGGCAAG GAAGCTTTGTTGGATTCTTCGCCGAGCCTTCGTAATTTAACGATTGACGGATCTGGAAGTGATACTCCGAAGTCAAAGCATGAAACTGTTGATGATTTCAATCCTAATTTCTCTTCCGGAGAGGATGACTTCATGGATAAATATTATGATGACATAGTATATGATGATTCCGCAGTCTTGGAATCACATTTTGATCATATGAATATTCCGTCTGGAGTTGAAGCACCATTTCCTTGGTTATCAGCTAGTTCAACTTCACAATATGAGTTTAACGATGCTCATATTTCTCAAGACTCGTATGTGCACCAACCGTTGCAATCCAAAATTCAGGCTGGTGGTCGGACAACATCGAAATCAAGGATGGGTGGTCAAGCAGCGAGCCAGAAACCGTGGTCTGGGATTGGTCCCAATGTAAAAAAAACTGCGACTCCTTCCAGTAGCAGTACAGATTATTTTGCTTGGAAATACCCTGGTGGTTCCCTGCCTCCTGGTAGTAGTTTACCATCTTCAAGGACAAGCAAAAGGTCGCGTGTCAATGCAAGTTCAACCAATTCTTTTTCTTCAGCAAAAATGTATGGAAGTAGTTATCACAGCAGCGGCTATCCAACTCTAAACATGCATGCTAGTGCACCGGGAGTGGGAATGCACGTGCCTATGTGGTCAAATCCACCCCTGCAAATCTCAGAACCTCCTATTGCCCCGTCTACATTTACAACTGGAATTGCATATACGCCCATAGTGCCAGATTACTCTAACAACCATATGACACCACCTTCTGCCAGAGTAGATAAGAGAAGTGCGGATGAGATACAACGGGACTATGTATCTTTCAAGAGCTTCGATATTGTTGACGATTATTCGGATCACCACTTCGCCAAACATGCTCCCTCAGCAAGATTG GCACAAAAGAACTGGGCGAAGAGAATACAAGAAGAATGGAAGATATTGGAAAAAGACTTGCCAG ATACGATCTTTGTGCGGGCGTACGAATCAAGGATGGATCTTTTGAGAGCGGTCATTATAGGAGCCGAGGGAACTCCATACCATGATTGTCTCTTCTTCTTCGACGTAATGTTTCCCAGCAATTATCCCAATGTTCCTCCG AAAGTCCATTACCATTCTGGCGGCCTTCGTCTGAATCCCAATTTGTACAATTGTGGAAAAGTATGCTTGAGCCTTCTCAATACCTGGGGTGGTAACGGCCAGGAGAAATGGATTTCTGGAGTTTCAACGATGTTGCAAGTTCTGGTCTCGATTCAAGGGTTGATTTTGAATGCCAAACCCTATTTCAACGAGCCAGGTTATGCGAATTTGGGTGGCACCAAGCATGGTGAAGAGAAGTCATTGGACTACAACGAGAGGACTTTCATGTATACCTTGCAGACGATGGTGTACAGCATGAGAAGGCCTCCGAAG CATTTTGAGGCATACGTCGTGGGCCACTACTGCAAGCGTGCACGAGATATCCTGGTGTCGTGCAGAGCCTACACGGATGGAGCTCAGGTGGGGTGTCTCGTGAAAGGGGGCGTTCAGGATGTGGACGAGGGCGACAAGAGCTGCTCGATGGAATTCAGGAACAACTTGGCTGGGTACATCACGACACTCATTAACGAGTTTACTAACATCGGAGCCAAGGATTGTGAACAGTTCCGGTCTTTAGCTCAAAAGGCGCCCGCACCCACTCCTGTCGTTCCTGGGACTGCGAGATTCTACATGTAG
- the LOC121775948 gene encoding probable ubiquitin-conjugating enzyme E2 26 isoform X2 yields the protein MESPTPVSRYVAQSNKVFSSSVFEDDVDDVMEIPPPPSSINRGSRSKSSKKKEKVISNEIIDVDLEEDDAEVLHFEGKGKGKEALLDSSPSLRNLTIDGSGSDTPKSKHETVDDFNPNFSSGEDDFMDKYYDDIVYDDSAVLESHFDHMNIPSGVEAPFPWLSASSTSQYEFNDAHISQDSYVHQPLQSKIQAGGRTTSKSRMGGQAASQKPWSGIGPNVKKTATPSSSSTDYFAWKYPGGSLPPGSSLPSSRTSKRSRVNASSTNSFSSAKMYGSSYHSSGYPTLNMHASAPGVGMHVPMWSNPPLQISEPPIAPSTFTTGIAYTPIVPDYSNNHMTPPSARVDKRSADEIQRDYVSFKSFDIVDDYSDHHFAKHAPSARLAQKNWAKRIQEEWKILEKDLPDTIFVRAYESRMDLLRAVIIGAEGTPYHDCLFFFDVMFPSNYPNVPPKVHYHSGGLRLNPNLYNCGKVCLSLLNTWGGNGQEKWISGVSTMLQVLVSIQGLILNAKPYFNEPGYANLGGTKHGEEKSLDYNERTFMYTLQTMVYSMRRPPKHFEAYVVGHYCKRARDILVSCRAYTDGAQVGCLVKGGVQDVDEGDKSCSMEFRNNLAGYITTLINEFTNIGAKDCEQFRSLAQKAPAPTPVVPGTARFYM from the exons ATGGAGTCGCCGACGCCGGTCTCCCGATACGTCGCCCAGAGCAACAA GGTGTTTTCGTCGTCGGTGTTTGAAGATGATGTCGATGATGTTATGGAGATACCTCCTCCGCCTTCTTCGATCAATCGCGGCTCGAGGTCGAAATCTTCGAAGAAGAAAGAG AAGGTGATTTCTAATGAAATAATAGATGTCGACCTCGAAGAAGATGATGCCGAAGTGTTGCACTTTGAGGGGAAAGGCAAAGGCAAG GAAGCTTTGTTGGATTCTTCGCCGAGCCTTCGTAATTTAACGATTGACGGATCTGGAAGTGATACTCCGAAGTCAAAGCATGAAACTGTTGATGATTTCAATCCTAATTTCTCTTCCGGAGAGGATGACTTCATGGATAAATATTATGATGACATAGTATATGATGATTCCGCAGTCTTGGAATCACATTTTGATCATATGAATATTCCGTCTGGAGTTGAAGCACCATTTCCTTGGTTATCAGCTAGTTCAACTTCACAATATGAGTTTAACGATGCTCATATTTCTCAAGACTCGTATGTGCACCAACCGTTGCAATCCAAAATTCAGGCTGGTGGTCGGACAACATCGAAATCAAGGATGGGTGGTCAAGCAGCGAGCCAGAAACCGTGGTCTGGGATTGGTCCCAATGTAAAAAAAACTGCGACTCCTTCCAGTAGCAGTACAGATTATTTTGCTTGGAAATACCCTGGTGGTTCCCTGCCTCCTGGTAGTAGTTTACCATCTTCAAGGACAAGCAAAAGGTCGCGTGTCAATGCAAGTTCAACCAATTCTTTTTCTTCAGCAAAAATGTATGGAAGTAGTTATCACAGCAGCGGCTATCCAACTCTAAACATGCATGCTAGTGCACCGGGAGTGGGAATGCACGTGCCTATGTGGTCAAATCCACCCCTGCAAATCTCAGAACCTCCTATTGCCCCGTCTACATTTACAACTGGAATTGCATATACGCCCATAGTGCCAGATTACTCTAACAACCATATGACACCACCTTCTGCCAGAGTAGATAAGAGAAGTGCGGATGAGATACAACGGGACTATGTATCTTTCAAGAGCTTCGATATTGTTGACGATTATTCGGATCACCACTTCGCCAAACATGCTCCCTCAGCAAGATTG GCACAAAAGAACTGGGCGAAGAGAATACAAGAAGAATGGAAGATATTGGAAAAAGACTTGCCAG ATACGATCTTTGTGCGGGCGTACGAATCAAGGATGGATCTTTTGAGAGCGGTCATTATAGGAGCCGAGGGAACTCCATACCATGATTGTCTCTTCTTCTTCGACGTAATGTTTCCCAGCAATTATCCCAATGTTCCTCCG AAAGTCCATTACCATTCTGGCGGCCTTCGTCTGAATCCCAATTTGTACAATTGTGGAAAAGTATGCTTGAGCCTTCTCAATACCTGGGGTGGTAACGGCCAGGAGAAATGGATTTCTGGAGTTTCAACGATGTTGCAAGTTCTGGTCTCGATTCAAGGGTTGATTTTGAATGCCAAACCCTATTTCAACGAGCCAGGTTATGCGAATTTGGGTGGCACCAAGCATGGTGAAGAGAAGTCATTGGACTACAACGAGAGGACTTTCATGTATACCTTGCAGACGATGGTGTACAGCATGAGAAGGCCTCCGAAG CATTTTGAGGCATACGTCGTGGGCCACTACTGCAAGCGTGCACGAGATATCCTGGTGTCGTGCAGAGCCTACACGGATGGAGCTCAGGTGGGGTGTCTCGTGAAAGGGGGCGTTCAGGATGTGGACGAGGGCGACAAGAGCTGCTCGATGGAATTCAGGAACAACTTGGCTGGGTACATCACGACACTCATTAACGAGTTTACTAACATCGGAGCCAAGGATTGTGAACAGTTCCGGTCTTTAGCTCAAAAGGCGCCCGCACCCACTCCTGTCGTTCCTGGGACTGCGAGATTCTACATGTAG
- the LOC121777808 gene encoding mitogen-activated protein kinase kinase kinase 18-like: MEWKRGPVIGRGSTAAVSLATTASGDLFAVKSAELSSSTSLRNEQALISQLCSPFVVKCFGSKIARERDDFVFNVFLEYVSGGTLSDLIRSNGGSLDEITIRFYADQIASGLNYLHRVGIVHCDVKGENLLIAGDGALKIADFGCAKHAAGGVGGFAGTPAYMSPEAARGEEQGFPVDVWAMGCTIVEMATGANPWPGMKDPAAALYRVGYSGDSPAIPRWLSGEARDFVEKCLVRDPEERWTAAELLGHPFLAEASNGVRKSMKRSPTSVMDQCFWDELEVSDCASDLTESPSTSDSPPAGRIGCLIGDGLNFDFAREEGWITVRDNGMGSEGVVELNYELINGGGEVEGGLIEVEESLFHSNWDEISSSNIDVSSLEYILGDSDAHDDSVPISVALERTVMKDFCDSNQLFNVISLCVFIFLSLITLYYTNLLVIHINSLMLSLFVFSFSFLYYITVIYS; encoded by the coding sequence ATGGAGTGGAAGAGGGGTCCGGTGATCGGCCGCGGCTCCACCGCCGCAGTTTCGCTCGCCACCACCGCCTCCGGCGACCTCTTCGCCGTCAAATCAGCGGAGCTCTCTTCTTCCACCTCCTTGCGCAACGAGCAGGCTCTGATTTCTCAGCTCTGCTCGCCCTTCGTAGTGAAATGCTTCGGCTCCAAAATTGCGCGGGAGAGAGACGACTTCGTCTTCAACGTTTTCCTCGAGTACGTCTCCGGCGGCACGCTTTCCGATCTGATCAGAAGCAATGGCGGCTCTCTCGATGAAATCACCATCAGATTCTACGCGGATCAGATTGCGAGTGGGCTCAATTACCTCCACCGCGTCGGAATCGTGCACTGCGATGTAAAAGGGGAGAATCTCCTGATCGCCGGCGATGGCGCGCTGAAAATCGCCGATTTCGGATGCGCGAAGCACGCTGCCGGCGGAGTCGGCGGATTCGCCGGAACGCCGGCGTATATGTCGCCGGAGGCGGCGCGAGGCGAGGAGCAGGGGTTTCCGGTGGATGTGTGGGCGATGGGGTGCACGATCGTCGAGATGGCGACGGGAGCGAATCCGTGGCCGGGGATGAAGGATCCGGCGGCGGCGCTGTACAGAGTGGGGTACTCCGGCGACTCTCCGGCGATTCCGAGGTGGCTCTCCGGCGAGGCGAGGGATTTCGTGGAGAAGTGCCTCGTGCGGGATCCGGAGGAGCGGTGGACGGCGGCGGAGCTGCTAGGGCACCCGTTCCTCGCGGAGGCGAGCAACGGGGTTAGGAAGTCGATGAAGAGATCGCCTACGAGTGTGATGGATCAGTGCTTTTGGGATGAATTGGAGGTTTCGGATTGTGCGTCGGATCTAACAGAGAGTCCTTCGACTTCGGACTCTCCTCCGGCCGGGAGGATCGGGTGCTTGATCGGAGATGGATTGAATTTCGATTTCGCGAGGGAGGAGGGTTGGATAACGGTGAGGGACAATGGGATGGGAAGTGAAGGAGTTGTTGAGTTGAATTATGAATTGATTAATGGAGGTGGAGAGGTGGAAGGTGGTTTAATTGAAGTTGAGGAATCATTGTTTCATTCAAATTGGGATGAAATTAGTAGTAGCAATATTGATGTTAGTAGTTTAGAATATATTCTTGGTGATAGTGATGCACATGATGATTCTGTACCAATAAGTGTTGCTTTGGAAAGAACGGTTATGAAGGATTTTTGCGATTCAAATCAGCTTTTCAATGTAATCTCTTTATGTGttttcattttcctttctcTTATTACTCTATATTACACCAATCTTCTGGTCATTCATATCAACTCTTTAATGCTATCTCTTTTTGTGttttcattttcctttctcTACTATATTACTGTAATCTACTCATGA